The following proteins are co-located in the Larimichthys crocea isolate SSNF chromosome XXIV, L_crocea_2.0, whole genome shotgun sequence genome:
- the LOC104924644 gene encoding sodium-dependent lysophosphatidylcholine symporter 1-B isoform X1, which produces MARGEGAEQYAAGLLSVKPLNTDIKAVKPKDMRNRLSLWSKLCFAIGGAPYQITGSALGFFLQIYLLDVAQLDPSHASIILFVGRAWDAITDPTVGFLVSRSRWTGMGRMMPWILFSTPFAVLTYFLIWYVPPFEQGKVIWYLIFYCLFQSMQTCFHVPYSALTMFISNDQKERDSATAYRMMVEVLGTVLGTAIQGQIVGGSSGCPTESDVININSTSINNMSVVTLDETKQAYMIASGVICIIYVVCAAVLFVGVKEKKESMRKRSQLLTFRQGLWLVMSHGPYIKLVIGFLFTSLAFMLLEGNFALFINYALGHRSHFQNILLVIMLSGALSIPLWQCFLTKFGKKTAVYVGMTWAIPFMILIISIKSNLIISYLISVAAGVSVAAAFLLPWSMLPDVVDDFKVRNPDVHGHEALFYSFYVFFIKFASGVSLGVSTLSMKFAGYVTGACSQPEAVALTLKVLVSPVPVCLIVVGLLILRTYPIDEERRQGNRKLLQEMLDSEADSESETSALGSNV; this is translated from the exons ATGGCACGAGGAGAGGGTGCTGAGCAGTACGCGGCGGGTTTACTATCAGTCAAACCCCTGAACACAGACATCAAGGCGGTGAAG CCAAAGGACATGAGAAAtcgtctgtctctgtggagCAAACTGTGCTTCGCCATCGGTGGGGCTCCGTACCAGATCACTGGCAGCGCCCTGGGCTTCTTCCTCCAGATCTACCTGCTAGATGTGGCTCAG CTGGATCCATCCCATGCCTCCATTATTCTGTTTGTGGGCCGGGCCTGGGATGCCATCACTGATCCAACAGTCGGTTTCCTGGTGAGCCGGAGTCGATGGACCGGCATGGGACGCATGATGCCCTG GATCCTTTTCTCTACTCCGTTTGCGGTGCTGACTTATTTCCTCATCTGGTACGTGCCTCCTTTCGAGCAAGGGAAGGTCATCTGGTACTTGATCTTTTACTGCCTCTTCCAGTCAATGCAAACG TGCTTCCACGTGCCATATTCAGCCCTCACCATGTTCATCAGCAACGACCAGAAAGAGAGGGACTCTGCCACTGCTTATC gtaTGATGGTGGAGGTGCTGGGCACAGTTCTGGGCACTGCAATCCAGGGACAGATAGTAGGCGGCTCCTCAGGATGTCCCACTGAGTCTGATGTGATCAACATAAACTCAACCAGCATCAACAACATGTCTGTAGTTACACTAGATGAGACG AAACAAGCTTACATGATTGCTTCAGGGGTCATCTGCATCATCTACGTCGTCTGTGCTGCCGTCTTGTTTGTCGgcgtgaaagagaaaaaag AGAGCATGAGAAAAAGATCCCAGCTCCTCACCTTCCGTCAGGGCCTGTGGCTGGTCATGAGCCACGGACCGTACATCAAACTGGTCATCGgcttcctcttcacctctctgGCCTTCATG CTACTTGAGGGAAACTTTGCCCTTTTCATCAACTACGCTCTTGGCCATAGGAGCCACTTCCAGAATATTCTCCTGGTCATCATG CTATCTGGCGCTCTATCCATCCCACTGTGGCAGTGCTTTCTCACTAAGTTTGGGAAGAAGACAGCTGTTTACGTTGGCATGACT TGGGCGATTCCCTTCATGATCCTAATCATCAGCATCAAGAGCAACCTCATAATTTCTTACCTGATCTCAGTGGCGGCAGGTGTGAGCGTGGCGGCGGCTTTCCTCCTGCCTTG GTCAATGCTTCCTGATGTAGTGGATGATTTCAAGGTTAGAAACCCAGACGTCCACGGGCATGAAGCCCTCTTCTACTCCTTCTATGTGTTCTTCATCAAGTTTGCATCTGGCGTATCCCTCGGCGTGTCTACACTCAGTATGAA ATTTGCCGGCTATGTGACCGGAGCCTGCTCACAACCCGAGGCGGTCGCTTTAACCCTGAAGGTTCTGGTCTCtcctgtgcctgtgtgtcttATTGTTGTGGGACTGTTGATACTGAGAACCTACCCAATTgacgaggagaggaggcagggcAACCGAAAACTACTGCAGGAAATGCT GGACTCTGAAGCAGATTCAGAGTCTGAAACTTCAGCGCTGGGCAGcaacgtgtaa
- the si:ch211-67f13.7 gene encoding zona pellucida sperm-binding protein 3, whose translation MKTKWHLYILWSVLSLGLLPCAVDTYESRFTRRKQVFKLVKPQSTPISDRKSTQRLFPAPVTPRSMRPGEIQSDFAYLPDVSVTCSTSDFVVRVKPAFYGLGADADELKLGNTCKITGVLRPYGDLLFTYPLTACDAVRQSPRGYLVYKFVLHYEPSPKRFPSRAQPIDVHIECRYPRNHHVYQLTVKPTWQTVVMRKGLKGRPNDFQIELMDDSWSKPAEPQVYQLGKTVNFQVSAPHLPTNRKLYINSCYATPASGSKPSLKYIIIDNFGCMLDSKRDPGASQFISRTDKVLRFSLKAFQFTSDPDTEVRIYCNLSVTSEDPSPAHKSCTYRGNRWKALTGDDSICECCDSQCVTSKPRRTMMEGHASSGLLLVSDQPYAAEDGFLPISPHSSISMSREGETTISHYTDDLHSHENHWGNPHIVMYDDDDDEEEEVYTDDEEEEQPDEEESGVREELGFRERVWELNQFEEDGSGYIVQEDYSESEEEEEELEEGKDEISDLQQGNQKQGEVLEQMLPSDVSLQRELVSEEEEENRKHTVRGEEDDRSIASEEKWKNDKEMTWYFTWR comes from the exons ATGAAAACAAAGTGGCATCTCTATATTTTGTGGAGTGTTTTATCACTTGGCCTCCTCCCCTGTGCAGTGGACACTTATGAATCTCGATTTACGAGAAGGAAACAGGTTTTCAAACTAGTTAAGCCACAATCCACACCGATCAGCGACAGAAAATCCACCCAGAGGTTATTTCCTGCACCTGTGACACCTCGATCCATGCGTCCAGGGGAGATCCAGTCGGACTTTGCTTACCTCCCAGACGTTTCTGTCACCTGCTCCACGTCTGACTTCGTCGTGCGGGTCAAACCAGCTTTCTACGGTTTAGGCGCAGATGCTGATGAGCTGAAATTAGGCAACACTTGCAAAATCACCGGAGTCCTCAGACCGTATGGCGACCTGCTGTTCACGTATCCCCTTACAGCGTGTGATGCCGTGCGTCAG TCGCCCCGCGGTTATCTGGTTTACAAATTCGTGCTGCATTATGAGCCTTCGCCAAAGCGTTTCCCAAGCAGAGCGCAGCCCATCGATGTCCACATTGAATGTCGTTATCCAAG GAACCATCACGTGTACCAGCTGACAGTGAAGCCCACCTGGCAAACTGTTGTTATGCGTAAAGGGCTGAAAGGACGTCCAAATGACTTCCAGATCGAGCTGATGGACG ATTCATGGAGTAAACCAGCCGAGCCCCAAGTGTACCAGCTCGGAAAGACTGTTAATTTCCAGgtctctgctcctcatctccCAACTAACAGAAAACTGTACATCAATAGCTGCTATGCTACACCAGCCAGTGGCTCTAAACCATCCCTCAAATATATCATTATTGACAATTTTGG CTGTATGCTGGACAGCAAGAGAGACCCAGGGGCCTCTCAGTTCATCTCTCGGACTGACAAGGTGCTGAGATTCTCCCTAAAGGCTTTCCAGTTTACCTCTGACCCTGACACTGAG GTCAGGATTTACTGCAACCTCTCTGTCACATCTGAGGACCCGAGTCCTGCACACAAATCATGCACCTACAGAGGGAACAG GTGGAAGGCGCTTACTGGTGATGACTCCATATGTGAATGCTGTGATTCTCAATGTGTGACCTCTAAACCTCGGAGGACCATGATGGAAG GTCATGCCAGCAGTGGGTTATTGCTGGTCTCCGATCAGCCATACGCAGCAGAAGATGGCTTTCTACCGATCAGTCCTCATTCATCAATCAGCATGAGCAGAGAAGGCGAGACCACAATCAGTCATTACACTGATGATCTGCACAGTCATGAGAACCATTGGGGAAATCCACATATAGTcatgtatgatgatgatgatgatgaggaggaggaagtctacactgatgatgaagaagaggaacagcctgatgaagaagaaagtggAGTTAGAGAGGAGCTAGGTTTCAGAGAGAGGGTGTGGGAGTTAAATCAGTTCGAAGAGGATGGCTCAGGGTACATAGTGCAAGAAGATTATtcagagagtgaggaggaggaggaggaattagaagaaggaaaagatgaGATCTCTGATTTACAGCAGGGCAATCAGAAGCAAGGTGAGGTGTTGGAGCAAATGTTACCATCAGATGTCAGCTTACAGAGAGAGTTGGTctctgaagaagaggaagaaaacaggaagCATACAGTGAGAGGTGAAGAGGATGATAGATCGATAGCTTCTGAGGAAAAGTGGAAGAATGATAAGGAGATGACCTGGTATTTCACATGGAGGTAG
- the LOC104924644 gene encoding sodium-dependent lysophosphatidylcholine symporter 1-B isoform X2 → MRNRLSLWSKLCFAIGGAPYQITGSALGFFLQIYLLDVAQLDPSHASIILFVGRAWDAITDPTVGFLVSRSRWTGMGRMMPWILFSTPFAVLTYFLIWYVPPFEQGKVIWYLIFYCLFQSMQTCFHVPYSALTMFISNDQKERDSATAYRMMVEVLGTVLGTAIQGQIVGGSSGCPTESDVININSTSINNMSVVTLDETKQAYMIASGVICIIYVVCAAVLFVGVKEKKESMRKRSQLLTFRQGLWLVMSHGPYIKLVIGFLFTSLAFMLLEGNFALFINYALGHRSHFQNILLVIMLSGALSIPLWQCFLTKFGKKTAVYVGMTWAIPFMILIISIKSNLIISYLISVAAGVSVAAAFLLPWSMLPDVVDDFKVRNPDVHGHEALFYSFYVFFIKFASGVSLGVSTLSMKFAGYVTGACSQPEAVALTLKVLVSPVPVCLIVVGLLILRTYPIDEERRQGNRKLLQEMLDSEADSESETSALGSNV, encoded by the exons ATGAGAAAtcgtctgtctctgtggagCAAACTGTGCTTCGCCATCGGTGGGGCTCCGTACCAGATCACTGGCAGCGCCCTGGGCTTCTTCCTCCAGATCTACCTGCTAGATGTGGCTCAG CTGGATCCATCCCATGCCTCCATTATTCTGTTTGTGGGCCGGGCCTGGGATGCCATCACTGATCCAACAGTCGGTTTCCTGGTGAGCCGGAGTCGATGGACCGGCATGGGACGCATGATGCCCTG GATCCTTTTCTCTACTCCGTTTGCGGTGCTGACTTATTTCCTCATCTGGTACGTGCCTCCTTTCGAGCAAGGGAAGGTCATCTGGTACTTGATCTTTTACTGCCTCTTCCAGTCAATGCAAACG TGCTTCCACGTGCCATATTCAGCCCTCACCATGTTCATCAGCAACGACCAGAAAGAGAGGGACTCTGCCACTGCTTATC gtaTGATGGTGGAGGTGCTGGGCACAGTTCTGGGCACTGCAATCCAGGGACAGATAGTAGGCGGCTCCTCAGGATGTCCCACTGAGTCTGATGTGATCAACATAAACTCAACCAGCATCAACAACATGTCTGTAGTTACACTAGATGAGACG AAACAAGCTTACATGATTGCTTCAGGGGTCATCTGCATCATCTACGTCGTCTGTGCTGCCGTCTTGTTTGTCGgcgtgaaagagaaaaaag AGAGCATGAGAAAAAGATCCCAGCTCCTCACCTTCCGTCAGGGCCTGTGGCTGGTCATGAGCCACGGACCGTACATCAAACTGGTCATCGgcttcctcttcacctctctgGCCTTCATG CTACTTGAGGGAAACTTTGCCCTTTTCATCAACTACGCTCTTGGCCATAGGAGCCACTTCCAGAATATTCTCCTGGTCATCATG CTATCTGGCGCTCTATCCATCCCACTGTGGCAGTGCTTTCTCACTAAGTTTGGGAAGAAGACAGCTGTTTACGTTGGCATGACT TGGGCGATTCCCTTCATGATCCTAATCATCAGCATCAAGAGCAACCTCATAATTTCTTACCTGATCTCAGTGGCGGCAGGTGTGAGCGTGGCGGCGGCTTTCCTCCTGCCTTG GTCAATGCTTCCTGATGTAGTGGATGATTTCAAGGTTAGAAACCCAGACGTCCACGGGCATGAAGCCCTCTTCTACTCCTTCTATGTGTTCTTCATCAAGTTTGCATCTGGCGTATCCCTCGGCGTGTCTACACTCAGTATGAA ATTTGCCGGCTATGTGACCGGAGCCTGCTCACAACCCGAGGCGGTCGCTTTAACCCTGAAGGTTCTGGTCTCtcctgtgcctgtgtgtcttATTGTTGTGGGACTGTTGATACTGAGAACCTACCCAATTgacgaggagaggaggcagggcAACCGAAAACTACTGCAGGAAATGCT GGACTCTGAAGCAGATTCAGAGTCTGAAACTTCAGCGCTGGGCAGcaacgtgtaa